A stretch of DNA from Oryza brachyantha chromosome 9, ObraRS2, whole genome shotgun sequence:
CTCACCTCAAATCAGTTTGCGACCTTTTCTGATtgattaatgttttttaaaaaaacacttcaTCATTAGGTTCATGAATTACATAACTATCAGCTGAACTTTTTCTTCTctaccaatttttttcaatatttttttgaatttacaCAATATTTACCGAACCATACCACAAATTACTAAAGTCGTCTCATTACTATACGTGCGACAATCGTGGTTTCATGATCCCTAGGCGGAGGAACTTCGTGAGGTATAGGAGTGATCAACGGACATGATGTGTGATGAATCTCGGCTCTAGTAGGATTTTATGATCGGATGGCGAGAATTTCGCGTGTTTGCTTaagttttcatttttctagataATGCTTAAGTTGTTTCATTATATTATAGATAAGGGAATAATGACCATAATCACTAAGCAAATGTGCAGTTTAGGAGTGACGATCCAGTAGACTTAGGAAGAAGAGCCCCTAGAAGTAGAGGAGCAGCTGAGAAAAAACGTGGAGTGGAGCATTCTTGgactaatatataatataggaATAGTGAGACCGTGCATGACCTTAGCTCAACTGCTTCGTATTCTCAAATGCGATATTTAATGTAGACAGCGCGACACcgaattaaatttcaaaatatactttttaaaaattaaactagagttgattttagggtttaatttttaatttttattagaaaacaaaaataataaaaaaaatcctcagtTGTCACAGGCCTCATATATAGTGagttaggccgcgttcggcactCCAACTTCTCAGcccagattttctttttttttcgcatGCACGCTTACCGAACAtgtaaacagtgtattttttccataaattttctataggacagttgctttaaaaattatattaatctattttatattttttaataactaataattaatcaatcatttacaaatttattccTACGTTTTCCACGCATCTGACCCATCCTTCCACCGTATCGAATGCGACATTAGGCCCATAAAGGAAAAGTcaatagaaaaaggaaaaaaagacgCTTActttatactacctccgtttcataatgtaagatgtttaacttttttaattgcaacgtttaatcattcgtcttatttaatttagtacaaatacaaaaaatgacaagtcaaacctaaagttcttttgataattaaGTAAGTCACcagcaaataaataatatttttataatttttgaatgagacgaatggtcaaatgtggcaaccaaaaaaatcaaatatcttacgttataaaacagagggcCTATATGAATTAGGCCCAAAAGCCCAAAATCCCCGGTTATTGCAGGCCTCATATAGGGCGAGTTAGCCCTGTAAAGAAAAAGTCgacagaaaaaggaaagaaaaaaacgcgTAAGTTACGCGTGAATTAGGCCCAAAAGCACAAAGCCCAAAGGATAAGATAACGGAAAAAAAACGCGTATAAACCCCGTACATACGTATTAAATACCTGTAGGCGTACGCTCTCCCTTCTTCCTCCACCAGATCACaaatcctcctccccttcttctCGCGAAACCCTAGAAAGCCCTAAATCTTCTCGCCGACATGGCTGCTGCCTCCGCCGAGGTCTCCGCCGACGGCGATCACGCCGTCCTTCGGAACGACGATCGGGGGATCCCTCGGTGCCttcccctcctcgccgcgctcgtgGAGGCGAACGCCCTCCgcaacgccgccgcggccgcatcCCGACCCGCCGAGTCCGATCTCGCCCGCGCattccgcggcggcgcgaggcccGCCGTCCAGATCGGCGAGTTCCTGGAGCGGATCCACACCTTCATCCAGCTTCAGAGCGTCCGCCACGTGATCCAGCTCCGGGCGAGGTGCTACGTGCTCGCCGGGATCTACCTGACCCGGTTCAtgcgcagcgccgccgcgcgggagGGCGGGCTCCTCGTCGACCCTTCCACCGCCCACCGCCTCGTGGCCGTCGCCCTCTTCCTGGGCGCCAAGTTCGGTGGCCCCGACGACAGGCTCCCCATGAAGTGGACCCCAGTGTTCGAGACCAGCTCGGACGGCGCGATCCGCGCCAAGGAGATGGCCGACCTCGAGAGGCGCTTCCTGCGTGCCGTGGACTACCGCCTGTTTGTCAAAGACGAGGAGTTCGAGTGGTTCTGCGGGATCCTCGAGACGGCGCCAACTAGCGTGGGCTGCAGCTGCGGCAAGGGAGGCAGGaagaggacggcggcggaatCTGTGGAGGGAGAAGAGCAggacgagcgccgccgcgtccgggcTTGCGTGCCgcccccggccgtcgtcgccaacTAGATTCACGATGAATTTCTTGTGCATCCAAAGTTGAGTCATTTACTGCATATTATTCTTTCTTTTGCTTGGTTCTTGTTTCAGGTGTGCAGCAGGTGGCATGGTGGAGAAGATCCAAGATTCCTGCAGGTCTCTGTGGTGGAGAAGATGGTTGGTGGCGATGATGTTGGATCGGCTgagcttcgccgtcgccggagtaGAGTGGAAAGTTCAGTTTTAGGTTTTAGGGATTAGGGATAGGACGTTGAGCAACTGATAGCCGAGTTTTTAGTCAGATATTTTCAGTTGCTCTGTCTTAGATTTCTATGTAGTTCATTTCTCCAATTAGATAGATACTAGTACATCCTAGTAGATAGATTGATAGAGAGGCTACAAAGTTCAATTTTAGGTTTTAGGGAATAGGAATAGGGATCGGATGTTGAGCAACTGATGTCTGGGTTTTGAGTCAGATAGTTTCAGTTGCTGTGTCTGAAAATTCAATGTAGTTCTCCAATtcgatagatagatagatagataaagAGGAAGCGAagtgtattttcttttctgttgtATAGACAATAGAGTTTGTATCGATCTTGATTCTGGAATGGAAAAGGTTATTGAAACGACTTTATATTGTACTCTGTATTCTGGAATGAAACTCTTTTTCTGTTACCTCTGTCATTCTGGAGTCTGGAACTCTGGACTGGATCGTAGAATAGAAGCCTTGTATGGTTGTTCAGGCCTTCAGGGTACGAGCTTGTATCGTCACTTGCCGGTAGCACCGTTAACGTGTCGCAAGAAAATTGAATTCAAATCCCGCGGGCTCCGTTACTTCTGTTTTATGCACGCCCCTCCACCAGCATTTGGACAATTATTGTGTGGTTTGTGCTCAGCTATTTGGTCCgagaaaaatttgaaaaaaactggaaaatccgaataatttaaaaaatatgaattaaataaataaatactatgatattttttacatgtaaaACATATTAGTTGATAAATACAAAAGTTCagcatgaaataaataaataaatactatttgaaattcaaataattataaatgacAATTCTCAtttaatctataaatatacaacataattgaaatttaaaattcgcgCATGTACCAGAATACAATATAATGAGGAGAATGTTTATTATAGTGTCtattacataaatattataatatgcatAATAGAATCATAAATGATACAACCAAATATTCTTAGACTTTATGTCCGTAAAATACACAGGATTGGGGATGTAAATGAAATTTGTGTAACCCAAATGCTGGGGATGAGAAAATAAATCTTCTTGAGTGTATCATCTCCTTTGTTTAGTATTCTTGTATATTTGAAATGGCATAGTAGGATTTTTCATTCACTCAATTAAAACAACAAACTAAACAGCAGTAAAGGCTCAACTAAAATTTCCATAAAACTTATTAGTGAACCTAATGGATTAAGATTCATCCGCAAATTTTTCTCATGATTTTATCATGTCATAAAAATTCCGAAAACAATTATTCCATCAAGTTAAAATCTGAGAAAATCCAACATTATCAGTTTGCCTTTTTATTCCCTTTGTAAAATACTGATGAAATCAATTTACACATAAAATGTTGAAGATATATTGAGACTAAAACCTCCTCTAATTACTAGTAAAATGGTGCGACCAAATCTGCAGATTTACTACATAAAGTGTCTTCACCAAAACCCCTTTGCGATATAAGGTCCGTAGAAAGCGTAGTTATTTATCTATCTTTGAAAATTTCCCCCAGTGGAAACTACTTTGAATTTCCA
This window harbors:
- the LOC102718299 gene encoding cyclin-P4-1-like, which produces MAAASAEVSADGDHAVLRNDDRGIPRCLPLLAALVEANALRNAAAAASRPAESDLARAFRGGARPAVQIGEFLERIHTFIQLQSVRHVIQLRARCYVLAGIYLTRFMRSAAAREGGLLVDPSTAHRLVAVALFLGAKFGGPDDRLPMKWTPVFETSSDGAIRAKEMADLERRFLRAVDYRLFVKDEEFEWFCGILETAPTSVGCSCGKGGRKRTAAESVEGEEQDERRRVRACVPPPAVVAN